The proteins below come from a single Terriglobia bacterium genomic window:
- the ligA gene encoding NAD-dependent DNA ligase LigA, whose product MKKSVTGRIEELRQQLREHEYRYYVLAEPSISDFDFDQMMRELKQLEEQHPELITSDSPTQRVGGEPAKEFPSYTFSRPMLSLENAYSEEELEEWGRRVVQLAETEDVDYVAELKIDGLSVALIYENGLLDKAVTRGDGRTGEVVTTNVRTIRSVPLRLNESVSVEIRGEVFFNLPAFRQLNEEREQAGESRFANPRNAAAGSLRQLDPSMAARRALDYYGYWIQPTRELQSENLKWITKLGLKVNPNRTLCRSLQEVIHFCRHWEAHRDELDYEIDGVVVKVNSVDLQGRLGSTSKSPRWAIAVKFKARQAVTKLVNIRVQVGRTGALTPVAELEPVQLGGTTIRNATLHNEDEIERLGLQINDRVLLERGGDVIPKVVSVVEPAPDRIPFHMPARCPICGSEVYREEGEAVRRCQSQTCPAKLKESLLHWASRKAMKIDGLGTRLVDQLVEKSLVRDVSDLYHLTQEQLEELERVGRKSAENLLREIAAGPSLEFWRLLFGIGIRHVGERTAQILAGHFGSIERLEQASSEDLEAVHEIGPKLAESVHQFFRQPENRALIERLRAAGLPMRGDIVEQPKPEQTFAGKTFVLTGTLDTMTREEAAALIAERGGRVSSSVSKKTGFVVAGRDPGSKLDKARELGVTILDEPEFRGML is encoded by the coding sequence ATGAAGAAGTCCGTAACGGGCCGCATCGAGGAACTCCGGCAGCAGTTGCGCGAGCACGAGTACCGTTACTACGTCCTGGCCGAGCCCTCCATTTCCGATTTCGATTTCGACCAGATGATGCGCGAGCTCAAGCAGCTCGAAGAGCAGCATCCGGAACTGATCACGTCCGACTCTCCAACCCAACGGGTCGGCGGCGAGCCGGCGAAGGAGTTTCCCTCATACACGTTTTCCAGGCCGATGCTCAGCCTGGAAAATGCGTATTCCGAAGAAGAGCTGGAGGAATGGGGCCGCCGTGTCGTCCAGCTCGCCGAGACGGAGGATGTCGATTACGTCGCGGAACTCAAGATCGACGGGCTCAGCGTGGCGCTCATCTATGAAAATGGCCTGCTCGACAAAGCGGTGACGCGTGGCGACGGCCGCACCGGAGAAGTCGTTACAACCAACGTCCGCACGATCCGCTCGGTGCCGCTCCGGTTGAACGAAAGCGTTTCTGTCGAGATTCGCGGCGAGGTGTTCTTCAACCTTCCTGCCTTCCGCCAGCTGAATGAAGAGCGCGAGCAGGCCGGCGAGTCCCGGTTCGCGAATCCAAGAAATGCTGCCGCCGGCTCACTGCGCCAGCTCGATCCCTCGATGGCCGCCAGGCGCGCTCTCGACTACTACGGTTACTGGATTCAACCGACGCGGGAGCTCCAGTCGGAGAACTTGAAGTGGATTACGAAACTCGGGCTCAAAGTGAATCCGAACCGGACGCTTTGCCGTTCGCTCCAGGAAGTTATCCACTTCTGCCGCCATTGGGAGGCGCATCGCGACGAGCTGGACTACGAAATCGACGGGGTTGTGGTGAAAGTCAATTCCGTCGATCTTCAGGGACGGCTCGGCAGCACTTCGAAATCTCCGCGCTGGGCCATCGCCGTGAAGTTCAAAGCCCGGCAGGCCGTCACGAAACTCGTTAACATCCGGGTTCAGGTCGGACGAACGGGCGCGCTCACGCCGGTAGCGGAACTGGAGCCGGTCCAGCTCGGCGGCACCACGATCCGCAATGCCACGCTTCACAACGAAGACGAGATCGAACGGCTCGGTCTTCAGATCAACGATCGCGTGCTGCTCGAGCGCGGCGGCGACGTCATCCCGAAAGTCGTCAGCGTCGTCGAGCCGGCGCCCGACCGGATTCCGTTCCACATGCCGGCCCGCTGCCCGATCTGCGGCAGCGAAGTCTACCGTGAGGAAGGTGAAGCCGTCCGGCGCTGCCAGTCGCAGACCTGTCCGGCGAAATTGAAAGAATCGCTGCTCCACTGGGCGAGCCGGAAGGCCATGAAAATCGACGGTCTGGGAACCCGCCTCGTCGATCAACTGGTCGAGAAGAGTCTCGTGCGCGATGTTTCGGATCTTTACCACCTGACTCAGGAGCAGCTGGAAGAACTCGAACGTGTGGGGCGAAAGTCCGCCGAGAACCTCCTTCGCGAAATCGCGGCCGGGCCTTCGCTGGAATTCTGGCGACTGCTATTCGGCATCGGTATCCGGCATGTGGGAGAGCGGACGGCGCAGATTCTCGCCGGCCATTTCGGCTCCATCGAGCGGCTGGAACAGGCGAGCAGCGAAGACCTGGAGGCCGTCCACGAAATCGGGCCCAAGCTGGCCGAAAGTGTTCATCAGTTTTTCCGGCAGCCGGAAAATCGCGCATTGATCGAGAGATTGCGCGCGGCCGGCTTACCAATGCGCGGCGATATCGTCGAACAACCGAAGCCGGAACAGACGTTTGCAGGAAAAACGTTTGTTCTCACGGGAACTCTGGACACGATGACACGAGAAGAGGCTGCC